A genomic window from Emys orbicularis isolate rEmyOrb1 chromosome 24, rEmyOrb1.hap1, whole genome shotgun sequence includes:
- the MADCAM1 gene encoding mucosal addressin cell adhesion molecule 1, with amino-acid sequence MEPTPLLLLLSLGWTCSGRLTVLPQEPLVQIGGSIQLNCSLDCPDGTPQWKGLDTNLGNIISTPTYSLLLITNAAVAMEGTKFCVGNCQGKSHQGSTNLQVYSLPDTLQLETQPKELVAGQPAHLHCSISKVYPPGSLTLSWYQGDQRLESPDPEEAADDEELFSYDSDLEVPGEKVTDGMEFRCEVELLLPSDRSFHRATAVTVSTKAAAEQPTTESVTGQENPRTESPATTENPPATDCSPTTGLGATTGNPATELTSAVSPTAEFIVTSHKPSAKATSVHWLVTTETLATESRAASQHPSAGTVTTDWSPSSASSSATENPTTGDVASTENPLTKKATSDRSPRTESVCNLQIRPVPPKGTTGEALKIICEAECGENVTIRWLKTPVVLSQYQEEASEGKSTLTVDRVGLDHQGIYECVMLSRRLQVARLHIAVSAAIFSTDSAIVVGTASSLLGLIVTAFASHRLWRRLHPPGLKSPKGNSV; translated from the exons ATGGAGCCAActcctctcctcctgctcctcagcctgggctGGACTTGCAGCG GCCGGCtgactgtgctgccccaggaaccGCTAGTCCAGATTGGAGGATCCATtcagttgaactgctccttggaCTGTCCGGATGGGACGCCCCAGTGGAAGGGGCTGGACACCAACCTGGGGAACATCATCTCCACCCCCACCTATAGCCTCCTGCTCATCACCAATGCTGCCGTAGCCATGGAGGGCACGAAGTTCTGCGTGGGGAACTGCCAAGGGAAGTCCCACCAGGGGTCGACCAACCTGCAAGTGTACT ctcttccagaTACATTGCAGCTGGAAACCCAGCCCAAGGAGCTGgtggctgggcagccagcccatctCCACTGCTCTATTAGCAAGGTGTACCCACCCGGCTCCTTGACTCTGAGCTGGTATCAGGGGGACCAGAGATTGGAGAGCCCAGACCCTGAAGAAGCGGCTGATGACGAGGAGCTGTTCAGTTATGACTCTGACCTGGAGGTCCCAGGGGAGAAGGTGACGGATGGCATGGAGTTCAGGTGTgaggtggagctgctgctgccatcaGACAGGAGTTTCCACCGGGCCACAGCGGTGACTGTGAGCACAAAAG CTGCAGCAGAACAGCCCACAACTGAGTCAGTCACTGGCCAAGAGAATCCCAGAACTGAGTCTCCGGCTACTACAGAGAACCCCCCTGCTACGGACTGCAGCCCCACAACTGGGCTTGGGGCTACTACAGGGAACCCTGCCACAGAACTGACTTCTGCAGTGAGCCCCACCGCAGAGTTCATTGTCACATCGCACAAGCCCAGTGCCAAAGCCACCTCTGTCCACTGGCTGGTGACCACAGAGACCCTCGCCACCGAGTCCAGGGCTGCCTCACAGCACCCCAGTGCAGGCACAGTCACAACAGACTGGAGCCCCAGCAGTGCCTCGAGTTCTGCTACAGAGAACCCCACCACAGGGGATGTGGCTAGCACAGAGAACCCTCTGACCAAGAAAGCCACTAGTGACAGGAGCCCCAGAACAGAGTCTGTCTGCAACCTTCAGATCAGGCCTGTCCCTCCTAAAGGGACCACCGGGGAAGCCCTGAAGATCATATGCGAGGCAGAGTGCGGTGAGAATGTTACCATCAGGTGGTTGAAAACCCCTGTGGTGCTCTCTCAGTACCAGGAGGAGGCGTCTGAGGGCAAATCCACCCTGACTGTTGACCGTGTAGGTCTCGACCACCAAGGGATCTATGAGTGCGTCATGCTGAGCAGGAGACTCCAGGTGGCGAGACTCCACATCGCTGTGTCTGCTG CTATCTTCAGCACCGACTCCGCCATCGTGGTCGGGACGGCAAGCTCTCTCCTGGGCCTGATAGTGACAGCATTTGCATCACATCGCCTGTGGCGACGACTCCACCCACCGGGCCTGAAGAGCCCTAAGGGGAACAGCGTTTAG